Proteins encoded within one genomic window of Coprococcus phoceensis:
- a CDS encoding sensor histidine kinase, giving the protein MKNKCLAYLKKIKPKGIQSTLMIAFSVVSISIMLILGVALYLRFSGISKDEMVGSTQKLMEQASEYLEDYLVSMRQISDTVYYNVIKENDFSSQAQSIQSGMNLLYEVNGDNLQSIAIYNDYGRLMAAEPVAAEKEDPDVTEQDWYKKAMEIQENMHFSVPHIQNLFDDGTFRYYWVISLSRAVEITDNGVSRMGVLLVDMDYSGIARMMKQINSANKGQYYYLCDGDGQIIYHPQQIQIADGTRKESSQSVAKYKEGVYDEEFEGEHRKVVVNTISYTGWKLVGVIPQTTFVDGTIDIRYFIAMLMLLMAMMLMIINRIVSVRISSPILKLNHSVIEYEAGEKPKIYIGGSTEIRHLGNSIQNSYEQIDMLMKKIVLEQNERRKSELDALQSQINPHFLYNTLESITWMIEGERNDEASFMITQLARLFRISLSKGRTVISIKEELQHAQSYMNIQKVRYKNTFSVIFDVQPELYEYCIVKLVLQPILENAINYGVGSMDDCGEIKVTGRMQGENIILSVTDNGLGMTEEEVDLILTDSKRIRKHGSGVGLVNVNNRIQILFGKEYGLVVESEPDEGTTVSICIPAVLYTEDNREDLEKGRMFRKEETAKEVQVKRDDE; this is encoded by the coding sequence GTGAAAAATAAGTGTTTGGCATATTTGAAAAAAATAAAGCCGAAAGGGATACAATCAACCCTTATGATTGCCTTTTCTGTGGTGTCGATTTCTATCATGCTGATATTGGGGGTTGCACTCTATCTTCGATTTTCAGGGATTTCAAAAGATGAGATGGTTGGAAGCACACAAAAACTGATGGAACAGGCAAGTGAATATTTAGAAGACTATCTGGTGAGTATGAGACAGATCTCAGACACGGTTTATTATAATGTAATAAAAGAAAATGATTTTTCCAGTCAGGCTCAGAGTATTCAAAGTGGAATGAATCTTTTGTATGAAGTAAATGGAGACAATCTGCAGAGTATTGCTATCTATAATGACTATGGACGTCTGATGGCAGCGGAGCCTGTGGCGGCGGAGAAGGAAGATCCGGATGTCACAGAACAGGATTGGTATAAGAAGGCGATGGAGATTCAGGAAAATATGCACTTTTCAGTGCCGCATATCCAGAATCTGTTCGACGATGGCACGTTTCGGTATTATTGGGTGATTTCGCTGAGCCGGGCAGTGGAGATTACCGACAATGGAGTGTCGCGTATGGGAGTTCTGCTTGTAGATATGGATTACTCAGGAATTGCCCGCATGATGAAGCAGATCAATTCGGCAAACAAAGGACAATATTACTATCTGTGTGATGGAGACGGACAGATTATTTATCATCCGCAGCAGATACAGATTGCAGACGGAACAAGGAAGGAAAGCAGTCAATCTGTGGCAAAATATAAAGAAGGAGTGTATGACGAGGAATTTGAGGGAGAGCATCGAAAGGTTGTTGTAAATACAATCAGCTATACAGGCTGGAAGCTGGTTGGTGTAATTCCTCAGACGACCTTTGTTGACGGCACAATCGATATCCGGTATTTCATTGCCATGCTGATGCTTTTGATGGCGATGATGTTGATGATTATTAATCGTATTGTCTCTGTGAGGATTTCCAGCCCGATTCTGAAATTAAATCATTCTGTTATTGAATATGAAGCGGGAGAGAAACCGAAGATTTATATTGGAGGCTCCACGGAGATCAGGCATCTTGGAAACTCTATTCAGAACTCCTATGAGCAGATTGACATGCTTATGAAGAAAATCGTACTGGAGCAGAACGAACGGAGAAAAAGTGAATTGGATGCATTGCAAAGCCAGATTAATCCACATTTTCTCTACAATACGCTGGAGTCTATTACCTGGATGATTGAGGGGGAGCGAAATGACGAGGCATCGTTTATGATCACCCAGCTGGCAAGGCTTTTCAGAATCAGTCTTTCGAAAGGGCGTACGGTAATCAGTATCAAAGAAGAACTTCAGCATGCGCAAAGCTATATGAATATACAAAAAGTACGCTATAAGAACACGTTTTCAGTCATATTTGATGTACAACCTGAACTGTATGAGTATTGTATTGTAAAGCTGGTGCTGCAGCCGATTCTTGAAAATGCAATCAATTACGGTGTGGGTTCGATGGATGATTGTGGAGAAATCAAAGTGACAGGCCGCATGCAAGGAGAAAATATTATTCTTTCTGTTACAGACAATGGTCTTGGGATGACGGAGGAAGAAGTTGATTTGATCTTGACGGACAGTAAACGGATTCGCAAGCATGGTTCCGGTGTAGGGCTTGTGAATGTGAATAACCGAATACAGATTTTGTTCGGAAAAGAGTATGGTCTGGTTGTGGAGAGTGAACCAGATGAAGGGACGACAGTATCCATCTGTATTCCGGCAGTTTTGTATACAGAAGACAACCGGGAGGATCTTGAAAAAGGGCGGATGTTCCGAAAGGAAGAGACGGCAAAAGAAGTGCAGGTGAAACGAGATGATGAATAA
- a CDS encoding substrate-binding domain-containing protein, with translation MMNNKKGFVLTEVILMIMVIGLALMMILGQNKKALDKVSVILENAGDSQWSALKYGLKMAAEEEGIELAVVDVEEGLDAEAQKKVLEREIEDGADALIVQPVLDKNDQEVLKKIEKRVPVMLVGYEAEKGETRYDLPVIKEDNYEMGQALAEEMLKDFEGNIEEKKIGLLLASTDSNMLSSRECGFKDALEDKNANILELSLDALLNREENTESKVDIVIALDDSNLTAIGEYLASSQPHGELLYGIGQSTEAIYYLDKGIAECVVVPDEFNVGYQSLSEVARKLDHYFENMKKQTVSYSVIRKETLFSKENQELLLTMSQ, from the coding sequence ATGATGAATAACAAAAAAGGATTTGTCCTGACAGAAGTGATTCTGATGATAATGGTCATCGGACTGGCGTTGATGATGATTTTGGGACAGAATAAAAAAGCACTAGATAAGGTTTCGGTAATTCTTGAAAATGCAGGAGACAGTCAGTGGTCTGCTTTGAAGTATGGTCTGAAAATGGCGGCAGAGGAGGAGGGCATTGAACTTGCGGTTGTGGATGTAGAAGAAGGATTGGATGCAGAAGCTCAGAAAAAAGTTCTTGAACGTGAGATTGAGGATGGAGCGGATGCGTTGATCGTGCAGCCGGTGTTAGACAAGAATGATCAGGAGGTGCTGAAGAAGATTGAGAAGAGAGTACCGGTTATGCTTGTGGGTTATGAAGCGGAGAAAGGGGAAACAAGGTATGATCTTCCGGTTATAAAAGAAGACAATTATGAGATGGGACAAGCTTTGGCGGAAGAAATGCTCAAAGATTTTGAAGGAAATATAGAAGAGAAAAAAATAGGACTTCTTTTAGCGTCGACGGATTCCAATATGCTCAGCAGCCGAGAGTGTGGTTTTAAAGATGCGCTGGAAGATAAAAATGCCAATATTTTAGAGCTTTCTTTGGATGCGCTTTTAAACAGAGAGGAAAACACGGAATCGAAAGTGGATATTGTGATTGCTTTGGATGATAGCAATCTGACTGCAATTGGCGAATATTTGGCGAGCAGTCAGCCGCACGGAGAATTACTGTATGGAATAGGTCAGTCTACAGAAGCTATCTATTATCTTGATAAAGGGATTGCGGAGTGTGTTGTAGTTCCGGACGAGTTTAACGTTGGCTATCAGAGTCTGAGCGAAGTTGCAAGAAAGCTGGACCATTATTTTGAAAATATGAAGAAACAGACGGTATCATACTCGGTAATCCGAAAGGAGACGTTGTTCAGCAAAGAAAACCAAGAACTGCTTCTTACAATGAGCCAGTAG
- a CDS encoding galactose ABC transporter substrate-binding protein — MRKKKKWLVGMLVIVNVFLLFGCGKRQETREDKVHIGVTYYNQSDTFLNELLAQFKEQLKNPEHEELEATVTILDAAGSQRTQDDQVKELIDMGCDVLCVNLVDRADPSEIIDLARDHDVPIIFFNREPVEEDLRQWDELYYVGAEAKQSGVMQGELAAEVIQKNTQIDKNRDGKIQYVVLEGEAGHQDSIIRTGNAVDTIKNSGIELEKLSYQIANWNRVQAQNRMEQLISQYQNKIELVLANNDDMALGAIDAYKKANYTESAWPVFFGIDGTDAGLRALADSELSGTVYNDKEGQAKAMAKMVEAIGTDEEIAEKYVYLPYIKVTSENIGEFLEK, encoded by the coding sequence GTGAGAAAGAAGAAAAAATGGTTGGTTGGAATGCTTGTCATCGTAAATGTATTTCTTTTGTTTGGCTGTGGAAAACGTCAGGAAACACGGGAGGACAAGGTGCATATCGGGGTTACTTATTACAACCAAAGCGATACGTTTTTGAATGAGCTTCTTGCCCAGTTCAAGGAACAGTTGAAAAATCCCGAACATGAGGAGCTTGAGGCGACGGTTACGATATTAGATGCAGCGGGGTCACAGCGCACACAGGATGATCAGGTGAAAGAATTGATTGACATGGGGTGTGATGTGCTCTGTGTAAATTTGGTGGATCGGGCAGATCCGTCGGAAATTATAGACCTTGCCAGAGATCATGATGTTCCGATTATCTTTTTTAACCGGGAGCCGGTAGAGGAAGATCTAAGACAGTGGGATGAACTTTATTATGTAGGAGCAGAGGCGAAACAGTCCGGTGTGATGCAGGGAGAGCTTGCGGCTGAAGTAATACAGAAAAATACTCAGATTGACAAAAACAGAGATGGAAAGATCCAATATGTTGTATTGGAAGGGGAGGCAGGACATCAAGATTCAATCATCCGGACAGGAAATGCGGTTGATACGATAAAAAACAGTGGAATAGAGCTGGAAAAACTAAGCTATCAGATTGCAAATTGGAACCGTGTTCAGGCACAGAACAGGATGGAGCAGCTGATTAGCCAGTATCAGAACAAGATTGAACTTGTTCTTGCAAACAACGACGATATGGCGCTTGGAGCAATTGACGCTTACAAAAAGGCGAATTATACGGAATCGGCATGGCCGGTGTTTTTTGGGATTGACGGCACGGATGCCGGACTTAGAGCGCTTGCAGATTCAGAGCTGTCGGGAACAGTATATAATGATAAAGAAGGACAGGCAAAGGCGATGGCGAAGATGGTTGAGGCAATTGGAACAGACGAAGAGATTGCCGAGAAATATGTTTATCTGCCATATATAAAAGTGACAAGCGAGAATATTGGAGAATTTCTTGAGAAATAA
- a CDS encoding alpha-amylase family glycosyl hydrolase has translation MWSYESVFYQIYPIGFCGAPTENDGVTVPRIRKLMDWTDYLKSLGISAVLLNPIFESDNHGYDTRNFLRIDCRLGTNKDFSDVCSHLHQHGIRIVLDGVFNHVGRGFWAFQDVKEKKWDSPYKDWFYLNFDGDNAYQDGFWYEGWEGHFELVKLNLQNPAVSDYLLECVKQWIEQFDIDGLRLDVAYSLDHNFMRRLRSFCQELKPNFALIGEVLFGDYNLIVNDEMLHSCTNYECYKGLFSSLNDMNLFEIAHSLNRQFGPEQWCIYRGKHLMTFADNHDVTRLASILKNKEHIRIAYGILMGMLGIPCLYYGSEWGEEGVKEANNDYALRPCFENPKPNELTDWIRRLIMLRQSSDALCNGDYRNVVIQNHQLIFERKTDKERVLVAVNASEQEYTVRHGDLNGSGTELITETEITLNGELTLPPYSVQYIRF, from the coding sequence ATGTGGTCTTATGAAAGTGTTTTTTATCAAATTTATCCAATCGGATTTTGCGGTGCTCCAACCGAAAATGACGGCGTCACGGTTCCACGTATTCGCAAACTTATGGATTGGACAGACTATTTGAAATCTCTTGGTATAAGTGCCGTTTTACTGAATCCAATCTTTGAATCTGACAATCACGGATATGACACCCGTAATTTTCTGAGAATTGACTGTCGACTAGGAACAAACAAGGATTTTTCGGATGTTTGCTCTCATTTGCATCAGCATGGTATTCGAATTGTTTTAGATGGAGTTTTTAATCATGTCGGTCGTGGTTTTTGGGCTTTTCAAGATGTAAAAGAAAAGAAATGGGACTCTCCATACAAAGACTGGTTTTATCTTAATTTTGACGGTGACAATGCATATCAGGACGGCTTCTGGTACGAGGGCTGGGAAGGACATTTTGAACTTGTCAAACTCAACCTGCAAAATCCTGCCGTCTCCGATTATCTGTTGGAGTGTGTAAAACAGTGGATTGAACAATTTGATATTGACGGGCTTCGTCTGGACGTTGCCTACAGTTTAGACCACAACTTTATGAGAAGACTCCGCAGCTTTTGTCAGGAATTAAAACCGAATTTTGCTTTGATTGGAGAAGTGCTGTTCGGAGATTACAATTTGATTGTAAATGACGAGATGCTGCACAGCTGTACCAATTACGAATGTTACAAAGGACTTTTTTCCAGTCTGAATGATATGAATTTATTTGAAATCGCACACTCTCTGAACCGCCAGTTTGGTCCTGAACAGTGGTGTATTTATCGTGGAAAACATCTGATGACATTTGCAGACAACCACGATGTCACAAGACTTGCAAGCATTTTAAAGAATAAGGAACATATCCGAATTGCCTACGGAATCCTGATGGGCATGCTGGGAATTCCGTGTCTTTACTACGGAAGCGAATGGGGCGAGGAAGGAGTCAAAGAAGCAAATAATGATTACGCACTCCGTCCATGTTTTGAAAATCCAAAACCAAACGAACTGACCGATTGGATTCGCCGCTTGATCATGCTTCGCCAGTCAAGTGATGCACTTTGTAATGGAGATTACCGGAATGTGGTAATTCAAAATCATCAGCTCATCTTTGAGCGAAAAACTGACAAAGAAAGAGTTCTTGTTGCTGTCAACGCATCGGAGCAGGAATACACAGTTCGCCATGGCGATTTGAACGGAAGCGGAACAGAATTAATCACAGAGACGGAGATTACATTAAATGGGGAACTCACACTTCCACCTTACAGTGTGCAATATATTCGATTTTAG